One window of the Brevundimonas goettingensis genome contains the following:
- a CDS encoding YicC/YloC family endoribonuclease — MTGFGRADGALDGWSWSVEARSVNGRNLEVRFRGPNGFDNLERLTKAAAQERLNRGQVTVGVQAKQAQGSAAALAVNEAVLNRYLELANQLTMEGATPPSADGLLALRGVLDTPEEDADPEARAPIEAAMAVAVAEALDALKLSREREGAQLTPVISQFIDAIAALVVRAEGEAQAQTDHIRDRFARRMAELAPEVPGLDDRIVLEAAALATKADVREELDRLTAHVASARTLLRQPPAGRKLDFLMQEFMREANTLCSKSATTPLTAIGLDLKAVIEQLREQVQNVE; from the coding sequence ATGACCGGCTTCGGACGCGCCGACGGGGCGCTCGACGGCTGGAGCTGGAGCGTCGAGGCCCGCTCGGTCAACGGACGCAATCTGGAGGTCCGCTTTCGCGGCCCCAACGGTTTCGACAACCTCGAACGCCTGACCAAGGCGGCGGCGCAGGAGCGGCTGAACCGGGGTCAGGTCACGGTCGGCGTCCAGGCGAAACAGGCGCAAGGGTCCGCGGCTGCGCTCGCGGTCAATGAGGCGGTGCTGAACCGCTATCTGGAGCTGGCCAACCAGCTGACGATGGAAGGGGCGACCCCGCCCTCGGCCGACGGCCTGCTGGCCCTGCGCGGCGTGCTGGATACGCCGGAAGAGGATGCCGATCCCGAAGCCCGCGCGCCGATCGAGGCCGCCATGGCCGTCGCCGTCGCTGAGGCCCTTGATGCCCTGAAGCTGTCGCGCGAACGCGAAGGCGCCCAGCTGACGCCTGTCATCAGCCAATTCATCGACGCCATCGCGGCCCTGGTTGTCCGCGCCGAGGGCGAGGCCCAGGCCCAGACCGATCACATCCGCGACCGCTTCGCCCGCCGCATGGCCGAACTGGCGCCCGAGGTCCCCGGCCTCGACGACCGCATCGTGCTGGAAGCTGCGGCCCTGGCCACCAAAGCGGACGTGCGCGAGGAGCTGGACCGGCTGACCGCTCACGTGGCCTCGGCCCGCACCCTGTTGCGGCAACCGCCCGCCGGACGAAAACTCGACTTCCTGATGCAGGAATTCATGCGCGAAGCGAACACACTGTGCTCGAAATCGGCTACGACGCCGCTCACCGCCATCGGACTCGATCTGAAGGCGGTGATTGAGCAACTCCGAGAACAAGTCCAAAATGTCGAATGA